In the genome of Opitutales bacterium, one region contains:
- a CDS encoding response regulator, translating to MRVLVAEDNPIPQKILASHLATEGFEVVTTNDGEEAWQRYNAEPFRIVVSDWLMPGLDGVQLCEQIRNRPDTPYTYFIMLTANTDEKRNYHIAMEHGVDDFLNKPLNRSELSIRLRVAERILNSTSRIEQLENILTICAYTKKIRIPDEGWQTIEEFMGRHLNIQLSHGIEPDYYEKVLKPQIEDLKKND from the coding sequence GTGAGAGTCCTTGTCGCCGAAGATAACCCAATACCGCAAAAAATCCTCGCCAGCCATCTGGCGACAGAGGGGTTCGAAGTGGTCACGACCAATGATGGTGAAGAAGCCTGGCAACGCTATAATGCTGAGCCATTTCGTATCGTGGTAAGTGATTGGCTGATGCCTGGCCTCGACGGTGTTCAACTCTGCGAGCAGATCCGTAATCGCCCCGATACGCCCTACACATACTTCATCATGCTCACCGCCAACACTGATGAAAAGCGGAACTACCACATTGCTATGGAGCATGGTGTCGATGACTTCCTCAATAAGCCTCTGAACCGCTCAGAGCTGAGTATCCGTTTACGAGTCGCCGAACGTATTCTCAACTCGACTAGCCGCATCGAACAGCTTGAAAACATTCTCACGATCTGCGCCTACACGAAGAAAATCCGTATCCCAGACGAAGGCTGGCAGACGATCGAAGAATTCATGGGGCGTCATCTGAATATCCAACTATCCCATGGCATTGAACCGGATTATTACGAGAAGGTGCTCAAGCCGCAGATTGAGGATCTAAAGAAGAATGACTGA